A stretch of the Mycobacterium shigaense genome encodes the following:
- a CDS encoding SDR family NAD(P)-dependent oxidoreductase codes for MSELRFDGRVAVVTGAGRGLGRAYAHLLASRGAKVVVDDAGSELDGEGADAGPAKQVVDEITAAGGQAVACGASVATAEGGQVIIRTALETYGGIDILVHNAGNVRRGSLKEMSYEDFDAVLDVHLRGAFHVVRPAFPPMCAAGYGRIVLTSSIGGLYGNHNVANYAAAKAGVIGLSNVAALEGAAEGVQCNVIVPAAVTRMAEGIDTSAYPPMGAELVAPVVGWLAHESCSVTGELFVALAGRVARAVIAESPGVCRRSWTIEDVGTHLDAIRYAEAPLMFPVVPDGHNDHLRYSFELAHRANEQGALHA; via the coding sequence ATGAGCGAGTTGCGATTTGACGGCCGCGTCGCCGTGGTGACCGGGGCCGGACGCGGGCTGGGCCGCGCCTACGCGCATCTGCTCGCCTCGCGCGGGGCGAAGGTGGTCGTCGACGACGCGGGTAGCGAACTCGACGGGGAGGGGGCGGACGCCGGCCCAGCCAAACAGGTGGTCGACGAGATCACCGCGGCCGGTGGGCAGGCCGTCGCGTGCGGCGCCTCGGTCGCGACCGCCGAGGGGGGCCAGGTCATCATCCGCACGGCGCTCGAAACCTACGGCGGAATCGACATTCTGGTGCACAACGCCGGCAACGTCCGGCGCGGGTCGCTGAAGGAAATGAGCTACGAGGATTTCGACGCCGTGCTCGACGTGCACCTGCGCGGCGCGTTTCACGTGGTGCGGCCGGCCTTCCCGCCGATGTGTGCGGCGGGCTACGGCCGCATCGTGCTGACGTCGTCGATCGGCGGTCTGTATGGCAATCACAACGTGGCCAACTACGCCGCCGCCAAGGCCGGCGTGATCGGGTTGTCGAACGTCGCCGCGCTCGAGGGCGCCGCGGAGGGCGTGCAGTGCAACGTGATCGTGCCGGCCGCGGTGACGCGCATGGCCGAAGGCATCGACACCTCGGCCTACCCGCCGATGGGCGCGGAACTCGTTGCCCCCGTAGTGGGTTGGCTCGCACACGAATCGTGCTCGGTGACGGGCGAGCTGTTCGTCGCGCTGGCGGGTCGCGTGGCGCGGGCGGTCATAGCCGAGAGTCCCGGCGTGTGCCGGCGCTCATGGACGATCGAGGATGTCGGCACCCATTTGGACGCGATCCGGTACGCCGAGGCACCGCTGATGTTTCCGGTCGTTCCGGACGGACACAACGACCACCTCCGCTACAGCTTCGAGCTGGCTCACCGCGCGAACGAGCAAGGAGCGCTTCATGCCTAG
- a CDS encoding CaiB/BaiF CoA transferase family protein, protein MAGVRVIDLTAMVMGPYCTQIMADMGADVIKVEPPQGDNTRYISVGPAPGMSGVFVNVNRGKRGIVLDLRTDAGAAALLTLVETADVFIHSMRAKAIAKLGFGYDEVAAINPAIVYTNCYGYGRRGPDHDRPAYDDTIQAECGLPAVQEQLTGEADYVGTIMADKVAGLTALYATTMALFHRERTGQGQEVEVAMFETMASFMLVEHASGAIFDPPLGPAVYPRTVAPNRRPYRTSDGHISALIYNDKHWNAFMKAVQPPWASDLYATLEQRARQIDTVYSLVAETMKERSTAEWLDLLRQLEIPAAPLNTPGALFDDPHLAAVGMFETVDTPHGPVRFPGVPTWFSRTPGRVAGPAPELGAHTEEVLAEISRDSINPNTRPERDFAAAREGKEL, encoded by the coding sequence CTGGCCGGTGTGCGCGTGATCGATTTGACGGCGATGGTGATGGGGCCGTACTGCACGCAGATCATGGCCGACATGGGCGCCGATGTGATCAAAGTCGAACCCCCACAGGGGGATAACACGCGGTACATCTCGGTGGGTCCGGCACCGGGCATGAGCGGGGTGTTCGTCAACGTCAACCGAGGCAAGCGTGGCATCGTGCTGGACCTGCGCACCGACGCCGGTGCGGCCGCGTTACTCACGCTGGTCGAGACGGCCGACGTGTTCATCCACTCGATGCGCGCCAAGGCCATTGCGAAGCTCGGCTTCGGTTATGACGAAGTCGCCGCGATCAACCCCGCGATCGTGTACACCAATTGTTACGGATACGGACGACGCGGACCCGATCACGACCGCCCCGCCTACGACGACACCATCCAGGCCGAGTGCGGATTGCCCGCGGTGCAAGAGCAATTGACCGGAGAGGCCGATTACGTCGGCACCATCATGGCCGACAAGGTCGCCGGGCTGACGGCGCTGTACGCGACGACGATGGCGCTGTTCCACCGGGAGCGCACCGGACAGGGACAAGAGGTCGAGGTCGCCATGTTCGAGACCATGGCCTCGTTCATGCTCGTCGAACACGCCAGCGGCGCCATTTTCGACCCCCCGCTCGGGCCCGCGGTGTATCCGCGCACCGTGGCGCCCAACCGCCGCCCCTACCGGACCAGCGACGGTCACATCTCCGCGTTGATCTACAACGACAAGCATTGGAACGCGTTCATGAAGGCCGTACAGCCGCCGTGGGCCAGCGATTTGTACGCGACGCTGGAACAACGTGCCCGCCAGATCGACACCGTCTACAGCCTGGTGGCCGAGACGATGAAGGAGCGGTCCACCGCGGAGTGGCTGGACCTGCTGCGCCAACTCGAGATACCGGCCGCGCCGCTGAACACGCCCGGCGCGCTCTTCGACGATCCGCATCTGGCCGCCGTCGGCATGTTCGAGACGGTGGACACCCCGCACGGGCCGGTGCGCTTCCCGGGCGTGCCCACCTGGTTTTCCCGGACGCCGGGACGTGTCGCGGGGCCGGCGCCGGAACTAGGCGCCCACACCGAGGAGGTGCTCGCCGAAATCAGTCGGGACAGCATCAACCCAAACACGCGGCCGGAGCGTGATTTTGCCGCGGCCCGCGAGGGAAAGGAACTTTGA
- a CDS encoding thiamine pyrophosphate-binding protein, with product MAVPVYKRILDLFEAEGVNTLFGIPDPNFVHMFAEADARGWSVVAPHHELSAGFMAEAASRMTGKPGLCIGTLGPGMANIAGAMQCALVENSPVIFLGGQRARITERRVRRGRIQFVQQEPLFAASVKYSSSIEYADQTDEIIHEAIRRALSGTPGPAYVEFPSHVILEELDVPDPLPPNRYRLVDQGAGTREVAEAVQLIREAKSPILLVGHGVHTSRTQQQVRELAELMACPVIQTSGGTSFIPGLQERTFPYLFSPAANEAVEESDLCVALGTELGEPMHYGRTQHWAGNDANRKWVYVEQDPAAIGVNRQFDVALVGDLRGVVPQLVSALRDSPRQPAPALRLLIDKDAKERADVAESAPSGRSPIHPARYVVEATKALNELEDPILVRDGGATVIFQWTYSQSKPRDVIWNQNFGHLGTGLPYAVGASVAEGGKRPVMLLTSDSAFLFHIAELETAARQNLPLVCVVGVDHQWGLEVGVYKRTFAQPSPQPGVHWSKDVRMDKIAEGFGCHGEYVEKESEIGLAIARAYASGKVGVVHVCIDPKANSEEMPKYDRFRTWYAEGTQ from the coding sequence ATGGCCGTGCCCGTCTACAAACGCATCCTCGACCTGTTCGAGGCCGAGGGCGTCAATACCCTGTTCGGCATCCCGGACCCGAACTTCGTGCACATGTTCGCCGAGGCCGACGCTCGCGGCTGGTCGGTGGTCGCCCCGCATCACGAACTGAGTGCGGGATTCATGGCGGAGGCGGCGTCGCGCATGACGGGCAAGCCCGGACTGTGCATCGGCACGCTCGGCCCGGGCATGGCCAACATCGCCGGAGCGATGCAGTGCGCACTCGTGGAGAACTCGCCGGTGATCTTCCTCGGCGGGCAGCGCGCCCGCATCACCGAACGCCGGGTGCGGCGCGGGCGCATCCAATTCGTGCAGCAGGAGCCTCTTTTCGCCGCATCGGTGAAGTACAGCAGCTCGATCGAATACGCCGACCAGACCGACGAGATCATCCACGAGGCCATCCGCCGGGCCTTGTCCGGCACCCCGGGTCCCGCCTACGTCGAGTTCCCGTCGCATGTCATCCTCGAGGAGCTCGACGTACCGGACCCGTTGCCGCCCAACCGGTACCGGCTGGTCGACCAGGGCGCCGGCACCCGCGAGGTGGCCGAGGCCGTCCAGCTGATCCGCGAGGCCAAGAGCCCGATTCTGTTGGTCGGCCACGGCGTGCACACCTCCCGCACCCAACAACAGGTCAGGGAGCTGGCCGAGCTGATGGCCTGCCCGGTGATCCAGACCTCCGGCGGCACCTCGTTCATCCCGGGCTTGCAGGAGCGGACCTTCCCGTACCTGTTCTCGCCGGCCGCCAACGAGGCCGTCGAGGAGTCCGACCTGTGCGTGGCGCTCGGCACCGAACTGGGTGAACCCATGCACTACGGCCGGACTCAGCATTGGGCCGGCAACGACGCCAACCGCAAGTGGGTGTACGTCGAGCAGGACCCGGCCGCCATCGGCGTCAACCGCCAGTTCGACGTGGCACTGGTCGGCGATCTGCGCGGAGTGGTGCCGCAGCTGGTCTCCGCACTCAGGGATTCGCCGCGTCAACCCGCACCCGCGCTGCGGCTGCTGATCGACAAGGATGCGAAAGAGCGTGCGGACGTGGCGGAATCGGCTCCGTCCGGACGCTCGCCGATCCACCCGGCGCGCTACGTCGTCGAAGCGACCAAGGCGCTCAACGAACTCGAGGATCCCATCCTGGTGCGCGACGGCGGTGCGACGGTGATCTTCCAATGGACCTACTCACAGTCCAAGCCGCGCGACGTCATCTGGAACCAGAACTTCGGCCACCTCGGCACCGGGCTGCCGTACGCGGTCGGAGCCTCGGTCGCCGAGGGCGGAAAGCGCCCGGTGATGCTGCTGACCAGCGATTCGGCATTCCTCTTCCACATCGCCGAGTTGGAAACCGCTGCGCGGCAGAACCTTCCGCTGGTGTGTGTGGTGGGCGTCGACCACCAGTGGGGCCTGGAAGTGGGCGTGTACAAACGCACTTTCGCCCAGCCGTCTCCGCAGCCGGGTGTGCACTGGAGCAAGGACGTCCGGATGGACAAGATCGCCGAAGGCTTCGGTTGCCACGGTGAGTACGTCGAGAAGGAATCCGAGATCGGCCTGGCGATCGCCCGCGCCTACGCCAGCGGCAAAGTCGGCGTGGTCCATGTCTGCATCGATCCGAAGGCCAACTCCGAGGAGATGCCCAAGTACGACCGATTCCGGACCTGGTATGCCGAAGGAACGCAGTAG